From Lentimicrobiaceae bacterium, a single genomic window includes:
- a CDS encoding response regulator transcription factor: MKVLIVEDEPFAQQELIRLLNTTCDDVDILECIDSIEDTVQWLRANPLPDLIFLDIQLSDGLSFEIFRQEKILCPVIFTTAYDEYAIQAFRVNSIDYLLKPVKPSDLAAAIQKFEAVSNLYKSTNKPAIDLSMLEQLLRPGDKNYKTRFIARLGDQIKHIPVEDAAWFYAEDNVVFLVTASNNRFIIDYTLDQVSLQLDPAQFFRVNRGCIACIKSIGKVSRYFNGRLLIELNPASPEPVYVSRAKAQEFIQWLDK; encoded by the coding sequence ATGAAAGTATTGATTGTTGAAGACGAACCTTTTGCACAACAGGAACTCATAAGGTTATTGAATACCACCTGTGACGATGTTGACATACTCGAATGCATTGATTCGATTGAGGACACTGTGCAATGGCTCAGGGCAAATCCCCTGCCCGATTTGATTTTCCTTGACATTCAACTTTCAGATGGGTTGAGCTTTGAGATTTTCAGGCAGGAAAAAATACTTTGCCCGGTAATATTTACCACCGCATATGACGAATACGCTATTCAGGCGTTTAGAGTCAACAGTATTGATTACTTACTTAAGCCTGTTAAACCATCAGATTTAGCTGCAGCAATTCAAAAATTTGAAGCAGTGAGTAACTTGTACAAATCAACAAACAAGCCGGCAATAGACCTGAGCATGCTTGAACAGCTCCTCAGGCCTGGCGATAAAAATTACAAAACAAGGTTTATAGCCAGGTTAGGTGACCAAATAAAACACATTCCGGTTGAAGACGCTGCATGGTTTTATGCTGAAGACAATGTCGTGTTTCTGGTTACTGCAAGCAACAACCGGTTTATTATTGATTATACGCTGGACCAGGTAAGCCTGCAATTGGATCCTGCACAATTTTTCAGAGTGAACCGTGGATGCATTGCATGCATAAAAAGCATTGGAAAAGTTAGTCGGTACTTCAATGGCAGATTGCTCATTGAATTAAACCCCGCTTCACCAGAGCCCGTTTATGTAAGTCGTGCAAAGGCACAGGAATTTATTCAATGGCTTGACAAATAA
- a CDS encoding histidine kinase → MSIALNNMALPHNYPESTGYLTGTFQDNGNTCSFRTKTKTSAPYINLLPLKLNFQPEMIFNIFKKPLLRLLSTLLLSFPLKMLLDVIFGLLYRNYLILRPLEEYIGAAFITVLTLEIVFFIKQKLNRILPWEKSPTRRLGIELGINLPFMSAVIFLLSFLVNIYFIKSVFIKLSDQILTTLYYIIILVIIPAFTEFALFLLNKWKLNIAEMERYKKENAEYKFETLRTQLNPHFLFNSFNTLSSLIFEDQQKAANFIRDLSDVYRYVLENKSRDTILLSEEVRFIKSFVYLYQLRFDNKLTVVIQISDDLLHKLIAPMTLQLLVENAIKHNIISQKKPLEITITSNQDASIVVKNNLQKKNTEVISSEIGLKNIISRYAYLTGRPVEITENENEFVVKVPLI, encoded by the coding sequence ATGTCAATCGCTCTGAATAACATGGCATTACCACACAATTACCCTGAAAGTACCGGCTATCTTACCGGTACTTTTCAGGATAATGGCAACACCTGTTCTTTCAGAACAAAAACGAAGACTTCAGCTCCTTACATCAATTTATTACCTTTGAAGCTTAATTTTCAACCCGAGATGATTTTCAACATCTTCAAAAAACCTTTATTAAGGTTGTTGTCAACGCTTCTGCTGAGTTTCCCGCTCAAGATGCTTCTTGATGTAATCTTTGGATTACTTTATCGCAATTACTTAATATTAAGACCCTTAGAAGAATACATTGGCGCAGCTTTCATCACTGTTTTAACGCTTGAAATTGTCTTCTTCATCAAACAAAAGCTTAACAGAATACTACCTTGGGAAAAGAGTCCGACGCGCAGACTGGGCATTGAACTTGGCATAAATCTGCCTTTCATGTCTGCTGTTATTTTTCTGCTGAGTTTTCTTGTCAATATATATTTCATCAAATCGGTATTTATCAAACTAAGCGACCAGATTCTTACCACCCTGTATTACATAATAATTCTGGTTATCATACCAGCATTCACTGAATTTGCGCTTTTTCTTCTCAACAAATGGAAATTGAATATTGCTGAGATGGAGCGTTACAAAAAAGAAAATGCAGAATACAAGTTCGAAACTTTAAGGACTCAATTAAATCCGCATTTTCTTTTCAACAGCTTTAACACCTTGTCATCGTTAATTTTTGAAGACCAGCAAAAAGCAGCCAACTTTATACGCGATCTTTCTGATGTTTACAGATATGTATTAGAAAACAAAAGCCGCGACACTATCTTACTAAGCGAAGAAGTCAGGTTTATCAAATCGTTCGTATACCTATATCAACTAAGATTTGACAACAAACTTACAGTTGTCATTCAGATTTCTGACGACCTTCTGCACAAACTGATTGCGCCCATGACTTTGCAGTTGCTGGTAGAAAACGCAATCAAGCACAATATCATATCTCAAAAAAAACCGCTTGAGATAACCATTACCTCGAATCAGGATGCAAGCATTGTGGTAAAAAACAACCTTCAGAAAAAAAACACAGAAGTGATTTCATCAGAAATAGGCTTAAAAAACATTATCAGCAGATATGCCTATCTTACAGGCAGACCCGTTGAGATAACAGAAAATGAAAACGAGTTTGTTGTTAAAGTCCCCTTAATCTGA
- a CDS encoding D-alanine--D-alanine ligase, producing MKKNIALLTGGYSEEFDISVKSGKVIASQLDNELFNTYQITINRDRWVYTTEQGKEYNIDLNDFSLRLPDAVIHFDAAFIGIHGTPGEDGKLQGYLDMMHVPYNTCGRVTSSLTFNKFFCNGFVSNLGINVAKTFYLHRRDRINEDEILKYTGLPCFVKPNSNGSSIGISKVKEAGELQAAISKSFEVDDETLVQEFIPGAEITCGIYEKDGKLNILPLTLVVSHKEWFDYEAKYTDGMADEISPAPIDEKLAIQCREISAMLYRKLNCKGIVRIDYILTPETFPGGQQFYFLEVNTIPGLSEASIVPRQAASVGISLKQLFTDVMNETLNNY from the coding sequence ATGAAAAAAAACATTGCACTGCTTACCGGAGGCTATTCTGAAGAATTTGACATTTCTGTAAAAAGCGGAAAAGTAATAGCAAGCCAACTGGATAATGAATTGTTCAACACCTATCAGATTACAATAAACAGGGATAGATGGGTTTATACAACTGAACAGGGCAAGGAATATAATATCGATTTGAATGATTTCTCGCTTCGGTTGCCAGACGCTGTAATTCATTTTGATGCTGCTTTCATTGGTATTCATGGCACACCGGGAGAAGACGGCAAGCTACAGGGCTATCTTGATATGATGCATGTACCCTATAATACTTGCGGCAGAGTAACTTCATCACTTACGTTCAATAAGTTTTTCTGCAACGGCTTTGTAAGTAACTTAGGTATAAATGTGGCAAAAACCTTTTATCTGCATCGCCGCGACCGGATAAACGAGGACGAAATACTAAAATACACAGGACTTCCATGCTTTGTAAAGCCCAACAGTAATGGGTCAAGCATTGGCATTTCAAAGGTAAAAGAAGCCGGTGAGTTACAGGCGGCTATTTCAAAATCTTTTGAAGTTGACGATGAAACACTCGTTCAGGAATTTATTCCGGGAGCCGAAATTACCTGTGGCATTTATGAAAAAGATGGCAAGCTGAATATATTACCGCTTACTTTGGTTGTAAGTCATAAGGAGTGGTTTGACTATGAAGCAAAATATACTGATGGAATGGCTGATGAAATTTCGCCAGCACCCATTGATGAAAAACTGGCCATCCAATGCCGTGAAATTTCTGCCATGCTTTACCGAAAGCTGAACTGCAAGGGAATTGTAAGAATTGACTATATTTTAACCCCTGAAACATTTCCGGGAGGTCAGCAATTTTATTTTCTGGAAGTCAATACAATACCTGGCCTTTCCGAGGCAAGTATCGTTCCCCGGCAGGCCGCCAGCGTGGGCATTAGCCTGAAGCAGCTGTTTACTGATGTCATGAATGAAACCCTGAATAATTATTAG
- a CDS encoding PASTA domain-containing protein → MNFFEFIQTRVFLKHFILTVALTLLIIILVLGALKWYTHHGESVQVPALVGLTPEQISQLETISNFEVIVVDSVFDSRQPKGTVIIQDPQPGSNVKRMRKIYLTTVAVLPEQVNMPNLVDLTLRQASATLETYGLKLGNISYVPDIAENAVLAQLYRNQNIEPGTGILKGSVISLKVGQSMGNGRYQIPFLIGKTRDEARKILERNYLSVGEETFEDDAEPATARVYSQSPSFVRGMMLNAGQQVSLVFRDPVIFDFDTYLENMGADTLGTVSDSVY, encoded by the coding sequence ATGAATTTTTTCGAATTTATACAAACACGCGTTTTTCTAAAGCACTTCATCTTAACGGTGGCGCTAACTCTGTTAATCATTATTTTGGTGTTGGGTGCACTGAAATGGTATACACATCACGGAGAATCAGTTCAGGTGCCTGCTCTTGTGGGATTGACGCCTGAGCAGATTTCGCAACTCGAAACCATCAGTAACTTTGAGGTCATTGTTGTCGATTCTGTTTTTGATTCAAGGCAACCTAAGGGTACCGTTATTATTCAGGACCCGCAGCCGGGATCTAATGTTAAACGCATGCGCAAGATTTACCTTACTACAGTGGCTGTATTGCCTGAACAGGTGAATATGCCTAATCTGGTGGATCTGACTTTAAGGCAGGCCAGTGCGACATTGGAAACTTATGGTTTAAAACTTGGGAATATCAGCTATGTTCCCGATATTGCTGAAAATGCGGTATTGGCACAGTTATACAGAAATCAGAATATTGAACCGGGAACGGGTATTCTTAAAGGTTCTGTTATTTCGTTAAAAGTCGGACAGAGCATGGGAAATGGCCGCTACCAGATTCCGTTTCTGATCGGAAAAACCCGTGATGAGGCTAGGAAAATTCTTGAGCGAAATTATTTAAGTGTGGGGGAGGAAACTTTTGAAGATGATGCCGAGCCGGCAACTGCCAGAGTTTATTCGCAAAGCCCGTCTTTTGTGCGTGGTATGATGCTTAATGCCGGCCAGCAGGTAAGTCTGGTGTTTCGCGACCCTGTTATCTTTGATTTTGATACTTACCTCGAAAATATGGGCGCAGATACACTGGGAACTGTTAGTGATTCTGTATATTAA
- a CDS encoding T9SS type A sorting domain-containing protein, with amino-acid sequence MMRSKMKHIFYFVILTIFCRGIVNGQEVITGIVVNPMVAEKAKQQKASVELNTPLLMPFFDDFSGATVFPDPARWIDQDAFISDDYAVYPPTVGVATLDAINHLGRLHDNASPFAFMADYLTSQPIRLDSVFSPVPRAITRADSVYFSFYYQPQGNGNAPARADSLVLEFLAPGETQTLIFPVDTVINGVDTIVNDTVIIEGWRKAWSSPGQSLSSFYNEDSTWFRQVIIPVSDSAMFYTSGFQFRFRNYASLASSILPDWQSNGDQWNIDYVYLNIGRSLADTLHRDIAFAAKAPRMLKNYTSMPYNQYRFNFINEMVDSIHLRITNLNNINYNASYRFEVTRENNEPVFNYNGGNYFIAPFSTDGYTSHQPFAHPPVNFLFPIGTQEKVYFTTTHILNTEANLSRRQNDTIRNVQLFSNYLSYDDGTAEAGYGLTPQGAQLAYRFKLNGPDSLVALQMYFNKTLKGGNVKSFYLNVWNDFFGEPGELIYSKFGYEPSYEDSLNMFFTYKLDSVIKIQAGQFPNLTFYVGWEQTTDDNLNIGYDKNNDASADIFYKTFGGWSQSLYKGALMIRPVLGKEKVVGISENDFEKSLNVYPNPSHNGYVVLQLPAGEKVTDLRTTVYNSTGSLVVDKVFNRQEDFSHLSSGLYVIQVLNADGALVGRSKLLINR; translated from the coding sequence ATGATGAGAAGTAAAATGAAGCACATTTTTTATTTTGTCATTTTAACAATATTTTGTCGTGGCATTGTAAATGGTCAGGAAGTTATCACTGGAATAGTCGTAAATCCTATGGTTGCTGAAAAAGCCAAACAACAAAAGGCTTCGGTTGAGTTAAATACTCCGCTTTTGATGCCTTTTTTTGACGATTTTTCTGGTGCAACTGTTTTTCCGGATCCTGCACGCTGGATAGATCAGGATGCCTTTATCAGCGATGATTATGCTGTTTACCCTCCTACAGTGGGTGTCGCAACACTTGATGCTATTAACCATCTGGGAAGATTACATGACAACGCCAGCCCTTTTGCTTTTATGGCCGATTATTTGACCTCACAACCAATCAGGCTCGATTCGGTGTTCTCTCCTGTGCCCAGGGCTATTACACGTGCTGATTCTGTTTATTTTAGTTTTTATTATCAGCCACAGGGTAATGGTAATGCTCCAGCCCGCGCCGATTCTTTGGTCCTCGAATTTTTAGCCCCGGGCGAAACGCAAACCCTGATTTTTCCTGTTGATACGGTTATTAATGGCGTTGATACTATTGTAAATGATACTGTTATTATCGAAGGCTGGCGTAAAGCCTGGAGCTCTCCGGGGCAAAGCCTGAGTAGTTTCTATAATGAAGATAGTACCTGGTTCAGGCAGGTGATTATTCCTGTTAGTGATAGTGCTATGTTTTACACTTCAGGATTTCAGTTCAGATTTCGGAATTATGCCAGCCTTGCCAGCTCCATATTGCCCGATTGGCAAAGCAATGGTGACCAGTGGAATATTGATTATGTGTATTTGAACATTGGACGTAGCCTGGCTGATACCCTTCACCGGGATATTGCTTTTGCAGCTAAAGCTCCAAGGATGTTAAAGAATTATACCTCAATGCCTTATAATCAATATCGGTTTAATTTTATCAATGAAATGGTGGATAGTATTCATTTAAGAATTACCAATCTTAATAATATTAACTACAATGCATCTTACCGTTTCGAGGTAACCCGCGAAAACAACGAACCTGTATTTAACTATAATGGAGGAAATTATTTTATCGCACCTTTTTCTACCGACGGTTACACATCGCATCAGCCATTTGCACATCCGCCTGTTAATTTTTTATTTCCCATAGGTACTCAGGAGAAGGTGTATTTTACAACAACACATATTCTTAATACTGAAGCTAATCTTAGCCGCAGACAAAATGATACAATCAGGAATGTTCAGCTGTTTTCAAACTATCTTTCTTACGATGACGGTACGGCAGAAGCAGGCTATGGTCTTACCCCTCAGGGTGCGCAGCTTGCATATCGCTTCAAATTAAATGGCCCCGATTCACTTGTTGCTTTGCAGATGTACTTTAATAAAACTCTCAAAGGTGGAAATGTTAAAAGTTTTTACCTGAATGTGTGGAACGACTTTTTTGGAGAACCCGGAGAGCTCATCTATTCTAAGTTTGGGTACGAACCTTCTTATGAAGATAGCCTTAATATGTTTTTTACCTATAAACTTGATAGTGTCATAAAAATTCAGGCAGGTCAGTTTCCTAACCTTACTTTTTATGTGGGTTGGGAACAAACCACTGATGATAACCTGAATATAGGCTACGATAAAAATAATGATGCATCAGCCGATATATTTTATAAAACCTTCGGAGGATGGAGCCAGAGCCTGTATAAAGGTGCTTTAATGATACGTCCTGTTTTGGGTAAAGAAAAAGTTGTTGGCATTAGTGAAAATGATTTTGAAAAATCATTGAATGTATATCCAAATCCCAGCCATAATGGTTATGTAGTTTTACAACTTCCGGCAGGAGAAAAGGTAACGGATTTAAGAACTACAGTTTATAATTCAACAGGTAGTCTGGTTGTGGATAAAGTATTCAATCGTCAGGAAGATTTTAGCCATCTGTCATCAGGCTTGTATGTAATTCAGGTGTTGAATGCTGATGGCGCATTGGTTGGAAGAAGTAAATTGCTGATCAATCGCTAA
- a CDS encoding RluA family pseudouridine synthase, translating into MVDELNYMEEEHDSPEFVDDESVENELYEHHRIVADRKQGLIRIDKFLMTRIENASRNKIQQAAKAGNILVNGEAVKQNYRIKPLDVISVVMAHPPRETEVLPENIPLNIVYEDDYLLVINKEAGMVVHPGYANFEGTMLNALVWHLRNQPGASPDAMPLLVHRIDKDTSGIILVAKTEEAQSKLAKNFFDHTIRRTYQALVWGTPKEHEGTITGHVGRNLTNRLIMAVFPDGEHGKHAVTHYRILRSFDYVSLVECRLETGRTHQIRAHMKYIGHPLFSDERYGGSKILKGTTSGSYRKFVENCFEMLPRQALHAKSLGFVHPVTGLQMQFDSDLPADMASVIEKWEKYISARS; encoded by the coding sequence ATGGTTGATGAGCTGAATTACATGGAAGAAGAACATGATTCACCTGAGTTTGTTGATGATGAAAGTGTTGAAAATGAGCTGTATGAGCATCATCGTATTGTAGCTGATCGCAAACAGGGCCTCATCAGAATTGATAAATTTCTGATGACCAGAATTGAAAATGCTTCGCGTAACAAAATACAGCAAGCCGCTAAAGCTGGTAATATTCTTGTAAATGGCGAGGCTGTTAAGCAAAATTACAGAATAAAACCACTTGATGTTATTTCAGTGGTGATGGCGCATCCTCCGCGAGAAACTGAGGTTTTGCCTGAAAATATTCCGCTCAATATAGTTTATGAAGATGATTACTTATTGGTAATCAATAAAGAAGCCGGTATGGTTGTACATCCCGGGTATGCTAATTTTGAAGGGACAATGCTTAATGCTTTGGTGTGGCATCTGAGAAATCAGCCAGGCGCATCGCCGGATGCCATGCCGTTATTGGTGCATCGAATTGATAAAGATACCTCTGGCATCATCCTGGTGGCTAAAACGGAAGAAGCACAGTCGAAACTGGCCAAGAATTTTTTCGATCACACTATCCGTCGCACTTATCAGGCTTTAGTCTGGGGAACTCCTAAAGAACATGAAGGAACCATTACAGGCCATGTTGGACGCAATTTGACCAATCGTTTGATAATGGCTGTATTTCCTGACGGAGAACATGGTAAACACGCCGTTACCCATTACAGAATATTGCGTAGCTTTGATTATGTAAGTCTGGTTGAATGCCGCCTTGAAACTGGCCGCACTCATCAGATTCGTGCCCACATGAAATATATAGGCCATCCGCTGTTTAGTGATGAAAGGTATGGAGGTAGTAAAATTCTGAAAGGAACTACCAGCGGATCGTATAGGAAATTTGTTGAAAATTGTTTTGAAATGCTGCCAAGACAGGCTCTTCACGCAAAGTCTTTAGGATTTGTTCACCCTGTTACGGGATTGCAAATGCAGTTTGACTCAGATCTGCCAGCTGATATGGCTTCGGTGATTGAAAAGTGGGAAAAGTATATTTCTGCGCGAAGCTGA